The proteins below come from a single Candidatus Flexicrinis affinis genomic window:
- a CDS encoding PD40 domain-containing protein gives MFRLVVLLLSVVLARSTATSEPVVLNGDIAYASDQDGDFEIYVMEADGSNIRQLTSNSEDDSEPIWSPTGEEILFTRDVGTHTEIFKMLPDGTNQTSLTPDLFSYDGQWSPDGLRIAFTVVTASGSQNVYVMDADGSNKVNLIDDDTIRVNAAPLWSNDGNHVYFITDREYPYGSALDPTTVDLYRMEASGANPTKIFTMGIYFSGMDISPVDPTLLVYGSARLGGAIFTRNLASSQESVLVNGVDDSGAYPAWAPDGSKLVFARGGTALATMDPSGANVVDLRVFDTSVRVRSPHWQPIVTEPTDAEARPCGRHSQP, from the coding sequence GTGTTTCGACTTGTTGTACTCCTACTCAGCGTTGTTCTCGCAAGAAGCACAGCGACCAGTGAACCTGTTGTCCTGAATGGGGATATCGCCTATGCATCCGATCAGGATGGCGACTTTGAGATTTATGTGATGGAGGCCGATGGATCAAATATCCGGCAACTGACATCGAATTCGGAAGACGACTCTGAGCCGATTTGGTCTCCAACGGGAGAAGAGATCCTATTCACTCGGGATGTCGGTACGCACACTGAAATCTTCAAGATGCTGCCGGATGGAACGAACCAGACCAGCTTAACACCGGATCTATTCAGTTATGATGGGCAGTGGTCACCTGACGGATTGAGAATAGCATTCACGGTAGTGACGGCTTCAGGCAGTCAGAATGTATATGTTATGGACGCCGATGGATCGAATAAAGTCAACCTCATAGATGACGACACAATCCGCGTAAACGCAGCTCCATTATGGTCAAATGATGGTAATCACGTCTACTTCATAACGGATAGAGAGTATCCTTATGGGTCTGCATTGGACCCAACAACTGTAGACTTATATCGTATGGAAGCAAGCGGCGCGAATCCTACCAAAATCTTTACTATGGGGATCTATTTCTCGGGAATGGATATTTCGCCCGTCGATCCGACGCTCCTCGTATACGGCAGCGCGAGACTAGGCGGCGCGATCTTCACAAGAAACCTGGCAAGTTCTCAAGAGAGCGTGCTGGTCAATGGCGTTGACGATTCGGGTGCATATCCTGCGTGGGCTCCTGATGGCAGCAAGCTCGTCTTCGCAAGAGGCGGGACTGCACTTGCAACCATGGACCCCTCCGGCGCAAACGTAGTCGATCTGCGCGTGTTCGATACCTCAGTACGAGTACGCAGTCCACACTGGCAGCCCATTGTCACTGAGCCAACGGATGCAGAAGCGCGACCATGCGGCAGGCACAGCCAACCGTAA